In Borrelia hispanica CRI, the sequence ATTTGCGGTTAAAAAATCAGATTTTAATAACTTCATTAACATTATTGAATAATAATATTAATAATAAACTAATTAGCTAAATTACACGATTAAGTTAGAATTTCCCTCTTGTTTCATATCAGCAATAATTTGTTCAAGTGCTGTTTTACGCCTTCCACAGTCTTTTGAACTTTTTTAAAATATTCCCCAACATCCGATTTATTGCTTCTCAATTTTAACCCTAATACACTCCCAACCACATAAGCCAAGAGAAATAAAAACATTCAAAAAATCATTATTCAACATCACTACGAACTCCAATCAAATGACTAACCCATTATACAATAAAGATTAAAACTTACTTTTTGTAATATATCATCTTTTTGATATGTACAATTTCATAAAATATAAACTGAATATTTGTAATTAGAACATTAAAAAAAATAATAAATAAATAATAAAATTACCCATATAAAACAATATATCTCTATTTAACATACTATAAAATAAAAGATACCAAGAAGTTACCTTCTAGTATCCTAACTTTATAAATTTTTTCTCTTATTTTATTATTCAGTTATGTATTCTGATTATTTATTTTGACCACTAGAACCACTCTTTTCAGATGCTACAGGAATATCATTATTAATTTTCATTACTTTTTTTACTTCCTCAAGTCCTGCGTCTATTGTCTTTCTTATTGCTATTGTCAACGTATCTAATGCTTTAGTCACCGCACTTACTGCTGCTCCTTTAACTGCAGGAGAATATTCAGCAGTAGCGGCATTAGGACCAGCAAACTTACCATCCTTTGCCATCGCTCTTAACGCTATTGCTCCTGCTATCGTGCCATCTTTTGCATCACCCTGAACAGCCTGAGCAGCACTGGTACTAGCTAATGTCTTTGCCTTATCTTTAATCATAGCTTGTAATATATCAGCTCCAACTACTGCTCCAACAGCTTTTGCTGCATCTGCTGCTGATTTTTTAGAATCAGCAGCAATCGTTGCATTAGCAAACAACTTACCTGCTTCACCATTCTGAGCATTATTACTTCTTGCACCAAGATCATCAGCTTTTTTATCGGTACCAGCCTCTGCATTCCCTTCTTTTAGTACCACTTCTACTATACTCTTAATTCCCTTTATTAAAATCTCAATATCACCAGCAGCACCTCCAGCATTATCAGCAGCAACATTTCCAATTGGATCACTAGCATCTCCTATTGCCTCACTTGCTGTCTTTGCTCCTTCTATTATCTTATCAAGTTTAAAAGTGAGAAAAACTGTGCAAGAGACAAAGAATAAGCTTGAGAAAATTGTGTTGAGCTAAAAACAAAAAGATTTCCTTATAACAATATAAAAGGCAAATAAGACTTATCTCTAATATTGCCTTCTCCTCTCACTTCTAAAAACACAAACTAATAAATTTATTAGAATAAAAGAAAAAATTACTGCTGCCAAAAAGATTCTTCATCATATTGATACGAATTTCTAATATAAGTAAAGCACAATATTGATAAAATAATTAATCTTTATCCAAAATAAATAAAGTAACGGTTCAATAAATTTTTACTTTTACTAAATAATGTCTTTGTTTCTCATCAAAAACTGAATCTGAAAGTACAATGACATTACATATAACATTCTTTTTATCATGAATACTTTTAACTTTCTTAAGCATTCCATATTCATAAATAATAGCCTGTCACCACACATTTAATTTTTGAATTATTGGCTAGTAAATAGCCTTCAAAATATAAGGCTTAATAAATTGAAACTAATATTATTAATATACCCAACATTAAATATCATCATTCAGCAATGATTTTAGAATTCAATTTCTTTGCAAATCGAGAACTCAAATTCTTAACTCTTAACTGAATTTTTTCCTCTTTAATTCTTTGCTCTTTCTCCTCATGTTCCATCCAATCCTCAAAACTTTTATCAAATCCATATCTTCTTTGAAATTCTTTAAATTCACGATCCATTTTATCTATATTGGCGTCAACCTGCGCTATAAATGCTTCCATCTCCATTTCTTCATCTCTAAAACCTTTCTTTTTTCTAGGAAATTTAATATCTTTCATAATAAAATAAAACCCTCTTAATAGTAATAAGATACTATACTATTATAACAAATTAATATGTTGTTAACATATTATACTTTTAATTCCTCTTAATTATCACTAAATTAATAAATTTAATCTAAAATAGCAACAACTATTCGTTAGTATTTCAAGTATTTCAAAAATTTTAATCACAAATTCTTCACCAAATTCAATCATGAAAAAATCTGTTTCTACATCATTATTGTAATCATTCACAAATTTTCGTATTATTCCTGTTATTAATTCTCTTTTAGATAATTCAAGTTTTTTCAATTTAGCTTTTAATAACTTTAAATCTCCTAAAGATAGTATATCAAGTTTATTTTGTTCAGCTTTTAAGTTTTATATACATTCATATAATATGCTTTAGCATAGTTTCTTGCTTGTTCTATCATATCGTTTTTGAATGTATCCATAAATGATTTGCATATTAATGAACCTTCTGGACCAAAAAAAGTAGAACCATTATATATAAAATAATAAACATCTGAATATTATTCATATAACATATATAATATTGCAAATAAAAAAAGAGAGCTTTATTGCTCCCTTTTTCAATATTCTTACATAATAACTTTAACTATAATCAATATATACTAATTCACCTACTAATTAGTCTTCACCACAGCCTCAGAACCTTCTCTTTGCTTAATCTCTACCAATATCTTATTAATCTCTTTCAACCCTCCATCCACTGTATTCCTGATTGCTATTGTTAGTGCACTCAATACTTTATTTACTGCACCTGACGCTACTCCATTAACTGCATTTGATGATTTTTTATCGTTCTTAGCCGCAAATTTACCATCCTTTGCCATCGCTCTTAATGCTATCCCTGCTGCTATTACTGCATCTTTTTTGGCACCATCCTTAATTTCGTTCTTATTATCCTCCTTTTTAGCAGCAGCAATCTCAGCAGCATTTTTAGCTGTATCAATCTTACCATCATTATTAACAACCGACTCAGACTCAGCTATCGCACGAAGAACATCAGCCCCACTTATTGCCCCTATTGATGCACTTGCTGCTGCTGCTTCTACCTCACTAGCATTATCTTTCTTTTCAAACAACTTACCAATTGTCTTCTGCTGCTCTCCATCAGTCTTAGTAAAACTAGCTTTACCTTCATTCTCTTTCAATACTACTCCAACAATTGCCTTTATTCCTGAAACTAATACATTTACGCTATTAAAATCTGCATGTGATGCATCTTGTCCAGCATCAGTAGCATTACCAATAATAATATCACCACTAGCACCCCCAGCTGCTTCCTTGGCTCCTTCTTCAATCTTACTTATCTTCCCTATAAATTCCTCTACCTTACCTTTCACTTTTTCATATTTACCATTCTCTTCTAAAATCTTCCCCAATTTCACTTTTACTTCCTTCATTGTCTTTGCTATCTTACTAAAATATGCACCTATCTCACTTTTCTTTGTATCTGCCTTTATTCCCAATGTCCCTGTAATCATATCCCCCAAGACTCACAAAAACGTCCAAAAATCCTTTATCTAAATTAACCATATAAAAATTAATGATTGACTTTATTACCACATATTATCAATGTGAAAATACAAAATTTATATCATTGACTTTTTTATATTTATATTAAACAATAAACCTTATAAATTTAAGATTGTAATCTCATACTATGTTATATAAACTATGGATGGTCATTCGATTTTTTCAAATAACTAATGTACCTCACAATAAAGATTAGAACCTATTTTTTTAATGTATTATCTTTATTTGACACCACAAAATAAAAGATACCAAGAGCCTAACTCGCAGTATCTTTCTTTTATAACTTTAACTTTAATTTTTTCATCTTATTATTTAGTTATATAATTCTATCAATTTTGACCACCAGAACCACTCTTTTCAGATGCTAAAGGAATATCATTACTAATTTTTATTACTTTTTTTACTTCCTTAAGTCCCAAGTCAATTGTCTTTCTTATTGCTACAGTTAATGTATCTAATGCTTTAGTCACAACACTTAATATTGCTCTTTCTATCATTTTTTTTGCATCATTAGCATTGTTACCATTAGCAAATTTACCATTTTTAGCTATAGCTCTTAATGCTATACCTCCTGCAACTTCCGCATCTTTAGGAGCATTAACATTAGCAGCTGCAATAGCGGCACTATGCTTCGCTAATTTAGCAGCATTACCACTATCTCTAACCATAGCTTTTAATATATCAGCTCCGGTTACTGCTCCAACAGCCTTTGATGCATCAGTCGCTGATTTTTTATCATCCGCTCCAGATCCAGTAGTACCATCAAATAATTTACCTGCACCATCATTATTCCTTGCAGTATTACCATCTTCAGCCTTTTTATCATCTCCAGCTTCAGCATTTCCTTCTTTTTCAAGTACCACTTCTACGACACCTTTAATTCCTTTTACTAGCTTCTCAACATCAGTACCTGCAACACCAGAACTATTAGCAGCAGCAATATTACCAAGTAGTTCATCACCTGCTACACCAATAGCCTCACTTGCTGTCTTTGCTCCCTCTATTATCTTATCTAGTGTACTCTCAACCAATGTTTTAACTGCAGTAGCTGTAGCCTCAGCATTAGGATTCTTTTCTTACTTCATATCAGCAACAATTTTATTAAGTCCACTCTTAATTCCTTTTACTGTATCCTCCACTTTCTTAAAATATTTCCCTACATCTAACTTATTTGAACTAACATTCAACCCCAATACACTCCCTACCATTTCCCCAAAAGATGTAAAAACATTTAAAAATTCATCACTCACATTAACTAAAGATTGCAAAAACTTATTCTTTCCTTGCTATGCTTCTAATACTCCCCCACTATTACATCCCATCACCACCCTCTCTGCTTTTTCCTCTTTTTCTAATTATTTTTTTTAACTCATTATTTTTTATTATTATCTTATCTATTAAACAAAGACATGCAAAATAAAAAACGAACAAACAAATAAATAAATGATGATATTTATAAGTTCTATACTTTTTCAAACATTAATTCTATTCAAAACACTATTTAATTTGAAATGGATAGCATCATATAGAAAAGGCATTATTACTTATAATTATTCCTTCCTCTATACAGGCCATCCAAATGAATTTATATTACACTATAACTACTATTAAATAATAACAATTTAATAGCAAATATTAGAATATCAAACAAAGTAACTTATTTTTTAGCTACCACCTTGTTAACCTTACTGTTAACTTTACCAATCTCCATTCTAACTGTCCTTCTAATAATTAAATCAAGTGTATCTAATACCTTGTTAACAGCCTCAGCTGCGGCATCTTTAATTTTATTAGCATCATTACTATTTGAATCATTATTTTGAACAGCAAATTTACCATCTTTACTCATTGCTTTTAATGCAACAGCAGCTGCAAAGTCCGCATTAGTCTTTGCTCCAATACCATTAGAAGTATTAACAAAACCAGTAACCAATTCCCCAGCATCACTATTAGAACTATCAAGAGTACCATTTTTAACAGTAGCATTGCATATTTTATCAATCATTGCCCATGAATCAGCTTTAGATACTTCTCCAGCAAGTTTAACACCAGCTCCCTCTTGCGCACCATCTTTACCACCATTAAGAGCAGCAGTAGAATCAGTTTGAGAAGAAGCAGTAACAGCATCACCAGCATTTCCTGTGCCAATATTTACACCAGATTCTTTAGCAATCTTAACTATCTCTTTAATGCCTTCAATGATAGCTTTAACACTTTCTCTATTAGAAACGAGAGAAGCTTTAGTACTACTATCACTTATTGCCCCAATATCAATCTTATCATCACCAACAGCTTCCGCTAATTTTTTTACAGCATCAATTAATTTGGTAAGAACTTCCGATGAATTAGATGATGAACTATCTAATTTATTTTTAGTAGATTGTAATCCCTTTTCTACTTTCTCAAAGTGCTCTTTTACCTTACTTCTCTTATCAGTAGACTTAATATCTGCCTTAATAAGCAAATCTTCTAACATATTACCAACAACATTCCCAACAAACCAAAAAATATCTTGAAGACCTTGTCCTATTACCTTTCCTGTTTCAAATACTCCTGGAACTATTACTTCCCCTAAACCTTGTCCCATTTGTAGCATTTCTTGTCCTAATTCTAATGTTCCTGATGCTACTTCTTCACCCATATTTACTACTTTAGGACCTATTTCTTTCCCAAATTGTACCACCTCTTGTCCAATTGTTAATGCTGAATCTAATAAAGCACCCTTACTTTCATCTGATAATTTATCTAATCCAAGTATATTACTAGCAGTATCCTTATGTTTATCTATCAATTTGCTTAAACTAAGCATACTGTCACTATCACACCCCATAAATAAATTAATTATTATTAATAAACCTAATGGCTTTTTCATTTAAACCTCCGTTCTTAATTTATATTTTTACAATATAAATTATATATATATCACATATTCTAAAAAAAGAAAAAATATTACCATTAAATATTATTTAAATACAATACATACACCTATCACAATACCTATTATATATCTCCTATACTACCTTATAAATAAATTAAAATTACCCACTTCTAAAAATCAAAACACAAATGCAATAAAGTTAATACCTAAGGAATACAAATCGTCATATATCTGTATTATTCAAAAATTATCAATGAAATCAAAATTTTAAAAATTATCTACTAAAAACTGAATATATTATTGAAATTAACGTTAAAAAATTCCTACATTAAGGGTAATAATAGTGCCAAACATCCAATATCCATTTTATTATCAAGTTATTTAACATCTAATTTTAACTCATCCCTTACTTTGTCTATCTTAGCATTTAAATTAGTCTCAATAGTATTTATCTTATTGTAAAGATCCGTAAATTTAGTATCTATTAGTATCTATTCTATTATCAAATTTAGTTTTAACAGATATAATCTCAGCCTTTAAACTACGATCTAACATTTCTAATTTTATGTCAAAATTTTCTTTTAAATATTCAAAATCCTTAGTAGTAAGCTCATTTTTATAATACCTATAAGATAAATCAATAGCAATGTCTCTACTTATGCCAGCTTTAACAAATTCACTTAAAACCATTTCCTGTGTAATTACTGCTTGTGGATGCAACATAGAAAATCCCCTTATTAATTATTATATAAGTAATTTAACTTTTGAGTGTATATAAATTCAATAATGATTATGAATTTTAATGCATCATTAAAACGAATGATATCCCATTTACAAAATAAATATCACTAAACTCAAAATAAAAAATAATATTATACAAATAAATAGTTTATATTAAAATTTATAAGAATTATAAGAAAAAACAGCAATTTAGATATTTACTTCTAGATAAAAATCATGTACAATAAGAATGGGGGATAACCTATTTCAAAGGAGATTAGCAATGCATACAAGCCAAAAAATTCAAAACTACACACAACTACAAAAAAAATACCAAATCAGATATTACAAAACGATATCAATAATCAGGTATTTTCAAAAAAACTCTATCAAATATAATCAAACCAGTATTTTAAATACATTAAATCGTTTTCTAGCTAAAGATGAACTTAAAATAATTACACTCAGAACCCTTAGAAAAGATTTAGCCTTGCTATGCAATAAAGGCATTATTAAAAAAACTTTATTAAGATTGGGAGAAGGAAATGGCTCATACATAAGATACACAGTAAATAAATACAGTCAAAATAACTTAAAACGTTTCATTGAAAATAAACAAGACATTATTGAACATGATGCAAATGCAATATATAAATTCACAAAGGAAACACAAAAAAAATATTTTAAAAATAGAGGGTACAAAACTTATAAATCTAAAAATGTAACTAAAAATGTCAGTCATAATATAATTAATAATAAAGATATAAATAATAAAGACAAAAAAGATATAAATTTGATAATAAGTAATGCATCTAAATGGAAAACAATGAAATACTTAGATAAGATAGAAGAAAATGCAAACAAAAAACGTTATGAGGAAGCAATGATAAAAACAAAAAAATGGTTAGAAAGTGAAAGAAACAAATAAATTATTATTAACAGAATTTGAAGGAAAAAATATGGTATGCCAATTGAAAAACCTAGAATCTCAATCAAAAAAAATTTTTAATGATTCTTTTTCCAAAATAGAAAAGGAAAGCGCTAGAACAATATATCATACAAAGATATTTAACGATCTTTTTGCCTTTGGCGTTAATCGAAAAGAAGAAGATAAATTTTTTGTTGCTTTGCGAGGTTTGTTTAACAGCGAAAAAAAAAGTACTTTCCGTCTATTTAGTATCGAAAGAGATGAAGACATGTTTTTAGGTATGTTTTATGGGTTTAAAAGGCTTAAAACTTCATTTATACTTAGGTACAAAGATGATACAAGAAAATCAGATGTTACAACTAAAATATATAAGCCTTACTATATAGAATTTAGATTTAAAAAGGGAAGTATTTTTTGCTATATAAAGGCGATTCATTCCTTAATAAAGAAAGAAAAATTTACAAAAAGATATGTTCAAAATTTACTTGAAAGAATTATGAGATTGGAAGATGAGGTGTATAAATTCTATAACAAAAGATTACCAAATGGGGGAATTGTAACGAAATGGATAGAAAAAAACCAGAGGTAATTACTATTGCATCAATCAAGGGTGGCGTTGGAAAAAGTACAAGTGCAATTATATTTGCCACATTGTTGGCAAAAAAGTATAAAGTTCTTTTAGTAGATATTGATACACAAGCATCGACTACTAGTTATTATCATGAAAAATTAATAGAAAATGATATTGATGTTGTCAATATAAATATCTATAGAGTTTTAACTGAAACATTGGACATTAATTATTCGATAGTTAACATAGATCACAATCTAGATTTCATTCCAAGTTATATTCATTTGCATAAATTTATTAGAGAATCAATTCCTTTAAAAGAGTTAAGGTTGAAAGAGTGTTTATTTTTTCTTCAAAATGAATATGACTATGTAGTACTAGATACTAATCCTAGTTTAGATGCTACGTTGGCAAATGCTTTGATATGTAGTGGCTATATAATAGTTCCTATGACTGCAGAAAAGTGGGCAGTTGAGAGTTTAGAATTAATAGAATTTTATATGAAAGAATTGAGGATCAATCTTCCAATTTTTATTCTTATAACTAGATTTAAGAATAATAATACACATAAGGAATTGTTGGGATATATACAGTCCAAGAAAGGATTTTTGGGTTTTATACATGAAAGAGAGGACTTGAATAAAAGGATATCAAAAAATGATGTTTTTGATTTAAGCAAAGATTATATAAAAGATTATGGAAGTGCATTGGAAAGTTTTTTGACTAAAAAATTAATAGTGCGTTAAACGCACTTTCAAAGGAGCTAAAATGAAGAATGTTGTTTTAAGTAATAGAGTTTTACATGCCAATAAAGATGTTAAGTTGATAGATTTGAAACATGAAAGTTTGATTCGCTATAATGAATTAAAGGAAAAACTTAAACAAAATGCAAGAAAAGAAATTTACTATAAGGTAGAAAATATTAGAATTTTAAAAGAAATAAAAGACAATGAATATTATAAACTTGATGGTCATAAAAACTTTGATAGTTTTATAAAAGATTATAGGATGGCCAAAACTCAAGTGTATGCTTACTTAAGACTAGCAAATGCTATAGAGGCAGGGATTCTTGCAGAACAATATATAATTGAAAATGGCATTAATGAATCTCTTGCTATTATAAAGAATAAGAAGACTGTTAAGACAAAAAAAGTAAAACAAGATTCTATAAAGTTATTGAGCTTTAAGCTTAAAAATCAGGCCAGTTATGACTTTTATAAGAACAATGTTAAGTTTATGGCATTTATGTTGGATACGATTTTTCTAAATGATAGAAATTATTTGCAAAAATTGTTTCAAAAATATGCTAATTTACATCTTGATAAAAAAGTTGTTAATATAGCCGAGTTACTTGAAAAAATTTAATAATTTTTGTAACATTATTATTAGGTTGTATTAAACATTTTAATACTCCAGAAATAGTAGTCTTTGAACTTTAGTAGGTTCTGTTGATAATTTTAACTTAAAATTATCAACAGAACCTACTTTTTATTTAATTTTTGATATTCAATTTTTTGTTGGATCTCTTAGCTTAGTGAATAAGCTAACACAAAACAGGGGGCGGTGATAAATGTGGTAAAAGGCGAAAAGAGTGGTTTTTAGATTCATTAGTTAAGATTGGAGAAGGATTTCGAGAGATTTTTGGTGTTTTTAGGAGTGCTGTTGGAGATGCATTAGGATTTACTGTAGTTAAATCGGGGGATAGTAGAAGTAAGGTGGGAGAACATTTTAAGAAGGTCGGAGAAGGACTTACAATAACTAAGAATAAGTTAAACGAGTTAAAAGTTAAAATATCTGATGCTAAGAATGCTGATGGGAGCACAATTAAAGTAGTGGAGGATGTAATTAACGGAGTAAGTAGTGTTTTTGAACAGTTAATTGCTGCCTTAATTAAACTTGATGGTGTAACTAAAGAAGCTGGCAGTACTGATCTTGGTGATGCTGCGGATAATGCTACTGCAGTAGTTGCTGATAAAGCTGGTGTTGAAGTTATTATTTCAGAGGTTAAAAATATAATTGATGCAGCAGAGAAGTCTGGAGTAAAGATTGAAGCTGGTAATGCTGGTAATCAGGTAGCTGCTGGTGCAGCTAGCGCTACTGCTGTACTTGTTGCCAATGCTGGTGCTGGTGCTAATGCTGGTCCTAAATTTGCTGAAGAAGTATCAAAAGCTGATCCATGGGCAATGATTGATAAGATTAAAAATACTAAGACTAATTCTGTTCTTACACAAGATACTAATAATGAAGCTGGAGTATTAGCTACTGCTATTGGTGCTGCTGCTAATGTTGGTGCAAAGAGTACTGCTGATTTAGCAGCAGCCGTTGCACTAAAGGCTATGACTAAAGCTGGTAAATTTAGTGTTAATAGTGTTAGTAATGAAGCAGGAGCAGTTAAAGCGGCAGCCGCAATTGCAGTTAATAAGGTATTGGGAGTATTGGATATAATCGTTAGGAAAATAGTAGTAAGCAATCTAGAGAAAGTAAGAGAAGCTGTTAACGGAATACAATACTCAAAAACTACTGAAATAAATGTTTCAGAGGTTGGTACTACTCAAATTATTAGTAAATAAATAGTAAAATCAACTAATAAAGTCAATTAAGAAGAACACATTTCTATTTATATAGAATAGTTGTTTTTCTTTTTTTCTTTTTGGTATTTAGGTAAGTTAGTGGATAAAGTGATAGCTTTCTTGTGGTATTGAGTTAAGGTATGTTATGGGGATAAAGGTTGTGTTATTAGTATTTTGGTAAAACTTGAGAGAAAGTTGTTAATAAGAGTAATAAAAACTTTTTATTTGTTTTTGTATTATTTTTTCATATTCTATGATAGTTGAATGTGATTTATTTGTCATATGTTCGTTTGATAGCTTCATTTTCATTCATTAATTTTGATTTTATTTTGATTGTTGAAGTAATCTTAAGAATATAAAAAGAATAAGAAATTTTTTGTTATTAGTTGTGGTGGTGATGATGGGATGTAATAGTGGAGTATTTGAAGCGGAGAAGCTAGAGTTGGAAAATAAGAATAGTTTTTTAGAGTCATTAGTTAAGATTGGGGGGGAAGGATTTCAGGAAGATTTTTGGCGTTTTTGGGAGTGTTGTTGGAGATGCATTAGGATTTAGTGTAGTTAAATCGGGGGATAAGGAAGAGTAAGGTGGGAAAATACTTTGAGAAGATAAAGAGAGGATTGGAAGGGACTAATAACAAGTTAAAGGAACTATCAGATGAAATTTCTAGTGCAAAGAGTTTTGAAGAGGGTACAGTTGAAACTGTTAAGAGTGCAATTAATAGAGTAAGTGGAGTTTTCAAACAACTAATTGTTGCTTTAGAGAAACTTGCTGGTGTTTCTAAATAAGCTGGAGGTATCTAAAGCAGATCCATGGGTAATGATTGATAGGAGTAAGAATGGCTAAAGCTACTGATTCTGTTGCTTTTGCTGGTAATGATAATGAAGCTGGAGTACTAGCTGTTTCTAATGCTAATGCTGCTGTTGCTAACAATGGTGTAAAGATGTTGAAGGCTATAGCTATTGCTGATTTTAGTGCCAGAAAAGATGGTGTGGTTAAGAGATGTAAAGGATGCAGTTGTTTTGGTTTTAGCTAAAGGTACTGCTGGTACTGCTAATGATGACAAACTTGGTGATTCTGTAAAAAAAAGATGTTATTATAACAGTGGGAATAGTATTGAGAGCAATGGCAAAAGATTGTTAAGGACGATGGTGATAAAAAAACAGAAGCTGAATCTGAAAAGGGCGTAGCATCAAATGCAGTGCATAAAATATTGATTACATTGACAATAGCAATCAGGAATACAATAGATTTGGGATTAAAAGAGATTAATAAAGGATTAGGAGAGATTAAACAAGGAGAAGGTTCTGGGGCTCAGTCTAATTAATAGGTGAATTAAAATTAATATGTAATTGAGTATAGTTTAAAATGATTAGATATAAATATTAGTAAAGGTAGCAATAAAGCTTTCTTTTTTATTTGCAGTATTGTATATGTTATATAAGTAATATTCATATAAATCGTCATTTGTTAATTTTTTTGTTTGTTTTCTTTCTAGAAAAGCAGATAATGAAACAAGGAGGCGAAGGAAAGGAATGAAAGAGAAGAAAGGAATAGGAAATATAGAAGAGTGTATAAGCGAGTATAGAGAGAAGGGAAGAGAGAAGAGAAGTGGAAGAGTAAAGGGGATAAGAATAAGAGAAGTAATGATGATGCTGGTGATGGTAGTGATGATGGGATGTAATAATGGGATGTTGGAAGAAGAGAAGGGAAAGAATAAGTTTTTGAAGTCTTTAGTGAGCTTGGGTAATGAATTTTTAGATGTTTTTACTTCTTTTGGGGATATGGTAGGGAGTGTATTGGGATTGAATTTGGATAGTAAGAAATCG encodes:
- a CDS encoding variable large family protein, which gives rise to MKKPLGLLIIINLFMGCDSDSMLSLSKLIDKHKDTASNILGLDKLSDESKGALLDSALTIGQEVVQFGKEIGPKVVNMGEEVASGTLELGQEMLQMGQGLGEVIVPGVFETGKVIGQGLQDIFWFVGNVVGNMLEDLLIKADIKSTDKRSKVKEHFEKVEKGLQSTKNKLDSSSSNSSEVLTKLIDAVKKLAEAVGDDKIDIGAISDSSTKASLVSNRESVKAIIEGIKEIVKIAKESGVNIGTGNAGDAVTASSQTDSTAALNGGKDGAQEGAGVKLAGEVSKADSWAMIDKICNATVKNGTLDSSNSDAGELVTGFVNTSNGIGAKTNADFAAAVALKAMSKDGKFAVQNNDSNSNDANKIKDAAAEAVNKVLDTLDLIIRRTVRMEIGKVNSKVNKVVAKK
- the bdr gene encoding Bdr family repetitive protein; its protein translation is MLHPQAVITQEMVLSEFVKAGISRDIAIDLSYRYYKNELTTKDFEYLKENFDIKLEMLDRSLKAEIISVKTKFDNRIDTNRY
- a CDS encoding plasmid maintenance protein gives rise to the protein MHTSQKIQNYTQLQKKYQIRYYKTISIIRYFQKNSIKYNQTSILNTLNRFLAKDELKIITLRTLRKDLALLCNKGIIKKTLLRLGEGNGSYIRYTVNKYSQNNLKRFIENKQDIIEHDANAIYKFTKETQKKYFKNRGYKTYKSKNVTKNVSHNIINNKDINNKDKKDINLIISNASKWKTMKYLDKIEENANKKRYEEAMIKTKKWLESERNK
- a CDS encoding DUF226 domain-containing protein, with amino-acid sequence MVCQLKNLESQSKKIFNDSFSKIEKESARTIYHTKIFNDLFAFGVNRKEEDKFFVALRGLFNSEKKSTFRLFSIERDEDMFLGMFYGFKRLKTSFILRYKDDTRKSDVTTKIYKPYYIEFRFKKGSIFCYIKAIHSLIKKEKFTKRYVQNLLERIMRLEDEVYKFYNKRLPNGGIVTKWIEKNQR
- a CDS encoding ParA family protein → MDRKKPEVITIASIKGGVGKSTSAIIFATLLAKKYKVLLVDIDTQASTTSYYHEKLIENDIDVVNINIYRVLTETLDINYSIVNIDHNLDFIPSYIHLHKFIRESIPLKELRLKECLFFLQNEYDYVVLDTNPSLDATLANALICSGYIIVPMTAEKWAVESLELIEFYMKELRINLPIFILITRFKNNNTHKELLGYIQSKKGFLGFIHEREDLNKRISKNDVFDLSKDYIKDYGSALESFLTKKLIVR
- a CDS encoding chromosome replication/partitioning protein; the encoded protein is MKNVVLSNRVLHANKDVKLIDLKHESLIRYNELKEKLKQNARKEIYYKVENIRILKEIKDNEYYKLDGHKNFDSFIKDYRMAKTQVYAYLRLANAIEAGILAEQYIIENGINESLAIIKNKKTVKTKKVKQDSIKLLSFKLKNQASYDFYKNNVKFMAFMLDTIFLNDRNYLQKLFQKYANLHLDKKVVNIAELLEKI